GGACATCACACTGATCCCGCCCAACATGTTCAATATGGACCCCCCGCGCCACGATGAACTGCGCACTATCCTTGCCCGCGTGCTGACCCCGCGGCGCGTCGCCGATCTCGAACCGGAAATCGCCCGTGCGGCGCGCGCCATTCTGGCCAGTCACCTGCCGACCGGTCAGTTGGATGCCACCCGGGATTATGCCCAGCTGATTCCCACACTGACCATGTGTTCCCTGCTGGACCTGCCCGTTTCGGATCGCGAACTGTTCCTGCGGTGGAACCTTGAAACGATGGCTGGCGCCGATTTCACCAGCCCCGAGGCATTGCGCGCCTATGGCGAAATGGACGCATACTGGAAGGGCATCGTTGCCGAACGGCGCAAACACAAGGGCAGCGACCTGATCTCTCAGATTCTGCATCACGACCGGGCCGGTCTTGAACTCGCGGATGAAGAGATCGCGGGCTTCTGTTCGTTGCTGCACGATGCCTCGCAGAACACGACCATGAACATGATCGCCAATGCCGTGATCGCACTGGGGCGCAACCCGGACCAGCGGCGCAAGCTGACGGACGATCCCACGCTCTGGCCTGCCGCGATTGAGGAACTGATGCGTTTCGTCTCCCCGGTGCAAGGCCTCGCGCGGGCGACGACATGCGATGTCACGTTGCACGGGGTGACCATTCCCGCCGGGGATCAGGTGCTGATCCTCTATGGTTCGGCCAACCACGACGAGACCGTGTTTGAAAATCCCGAACGCCTCGACTTCGATCGCCCGCGCGTAAAAACGCACTGGGGGTTCGGCCAGGGCATCCACACCTGCCTGGGCGCGGCCGTGGCCCGTCTTGAGATACGCGTGGCGCTGCAGGTGCTGCTGGACGCCGTGCCGGACTACACCGTGGTGGAAAGCGGGATTATCCGCAACCAGCTCGTCCCGACACGCGGCCTAGCCGCCACCCCGATCACTTTTGCCCCGATCACTTTTGCCTGAGCCCGCATATGCGCAATCCCCCCATCGATCAGGAATTTGCCTTCGATCCGCAAGACCCCTCGAAATCCAAGGATTTCGCGCTGATGGATCGTATCCGCGCCACCCGGCCGGTCTGCCGCCCTGCGGACCATCTCGTCCTGACCACCCGCTGGCAGGACACCCGCGACGGCTTTCGCGATATCGTGCGCTTTTCCTCTGTCGGCGACATGCGGGCGCCGGGTGTCACCGTGCCGATCGAGGAAAGCTTCCTTGGCGAACTCGACGCCCCACTGCATCCCCGCATCCGGCGCGTGTTGATGCGCGCGTTCACGCTGAAAGGCGGTCTGGCGGCGGAAGAATGGACGCGGGCCTGTGTTCGCCGCCGTCTCGATGCCTACGCCCACAACGGTGGGGGCGATCTGATGCAGGCGCTTGCCATCCCGCTGCCCGGCTCGGTTTCGGCCCACGTGCTGGGCATTCCCGACGCATTGCACGATCAGGTCATGGCATGGTGCGATGCATTGCTGCACAGCACCTGGCCATCCCACGGCAAGACCGAACGGGGCGAAGGGATTGCCGGGGCCTTTCCAGAACTCGCCGCCACGCTGGACGAATTGATCGCAGACCGCGCCGCCAATGAGGCAGCCGCCCCGGATGATCGGCCCGATGACCTGATCGCCACCATGGTCCACACCCGTGACGAGGAAGGCTGGCAGATCGGCGCCCATCATATCCGCACGCTGATCGTCAACATTCTCGCCGGGTCGCTGTCGGCCAGTTACATGCTGGGCAACATCGCCTATCGCTTCGTCCGCGACACCGCATTTCAGCAGGTGCTGCGCGATCAGCCCGATCTGATCCCGGCAGCGGTGGAAGAATCCCTGCGTTATGAAGCGCCGGTGGCTTTCCTGTTCCGTACGGCGCGGGACGACGGTGAAATCGGCGGGTGCCCGGTGCACAAGGGCGAACATCTCATGCTGGGCATCGCCGCCGCCAATCGCGATCCGGCGCAATATCCCGATGCCGGCACATTTCGGCTCGACCGCGATAATACCGACAGCCATCTGTCGTTCGGCTTCGGCGCGCATCTCTGCGTCGGCAATCACCTGACCAGGATGATCGGGCGGGTGGTGCTGGAAGAAATGATTGCGCTGTTCCCGCAGGGTAGCCTGTCGTTCGCCCCGGGGTTCGCATGGCAATGCGTGGCGCACCCGCTGGAATACGGCCCGGAAACGCTCGACCTCAAGGTAAAGACGATCAGGTAACCGGGCAGCTTCCGCCGTCCACCATCAGCGTGTGTCCGTTGACATAGGCGCTGTCCCGCGACAGCAGGAACCGTGCCGCGCGCCCGATATCTTCCATCGGATCGCCCAGCCTGCCCTGCGGATTGCGCCCCATGACGCGGGCCTTCATCGTCTCATCCGCAGCAAACGCCTTGACCAGCGCAGGGGTCGTCGCCAGCGGGGCGATGCAGTTGACCCGCATACCTTGCGGCCCCCATTCCCGTGCCAGTGCGCGGGCGAACCCACGCTGGGCTGCTTTGACCCCGGCATAGACCGGCAGGCGGGCCTTACCTTCGAACCCAGCCTCGGATGTGAGCAGCAGCAATGCCCCGCCCGTGTGTTTGAGATGGGGATAGGCATAGCGGGCCAACAGATAACTGCCCCGCAGGGACACGGCGATCTGATGCCGCATCTCGCCCATCGTATATGCGGCCAGCGGCGCATGTTTGGCGGCGGACTGGTCGCTCGTCGCATTATGGACGGCCCCGTCCAAACGGCCTTCCTGCGCCACCACTGTCGCAATGGCATCCCGCACCGATGCGTCATCGGCCACATCGCAGGCAACGAAACGCCCCTGCCCACCAAGGGCAGTCACCTCCTGCGCGACACGTTCCCCCTCCGCCGCGCGGCGTGCCGCGATCCACACGGTCCAGCCCGCCTCGCCGCAGGCCAGCGCAATACCACGGCCAACCCCGCCGCTGGCGCCAGTGACAATCACGCTATGGCGTTCTGACGCGGTCACCATGACCGTCCCCTATCGGCAGGCAGGCAACGCCCGCTCAACCATGCCGCATCGTCGGACAGCAGCAAACGCACGGCGCCCAGGACATCTCCGTCCAAGGTTCCCGGGAACCCGGCCAATGGCGGATCGGGGGCAATCGGCGGCCCATTCAGCACCCGGCATGGCGTGGTCACCGTATTGACCCGAACCCCCCGTTTGCCTTCCGACAGAGCCAGCGAGCGGGCCAGCGTCTCCACCGCTTCGGCAATCCCGGATTCCGCAGCCAGCCCTGCCGAATCGAGCGGCGGTGGACTGTCGACCACGGCTACGATCGCCCCGCCGTCCGCGCAGCACAAGGCCGCCGCACCCAAGGCCATCATCCAATGGAGCAGCGGATCTTCGCCCCGTGCGCCCCATTCTCCCGTTGGCAATGCCATGACCGCGCAAGGCGATCGCACTTCGGGAAACAGCGCGACAACGATCTCTGTTTCAAGACGGCGCGCACCCAGATCACGCCGCCACTCTTCCCATGCCCGATCATCGCCATCGTCGGGCACGGCGACCAGCGTCGCACCCAGCCCCGTCGCAATGCGCCGTGTCGCATCGCAATCCGATCCGATAACGATCATCGGGCGCGTACCATCAGTCGTTTACCGGACGCATCAGTTCGATCCGCACCCCATCGGGGTCTGCGCCGTGCTGCAGTTCGATATAGGACATGCGCACGTGGGCCTCTTCCACGAAATAGCCGCCCAATCCCGACAGTATGGGGATCGTCGCCTCGATCTCGTCATCCCAGAACGCGATATGCGTCAACCCGATCCGGTTGAGCGGCTGCCGTTCCCGCGTACCGAAACATTCGGGTTCGAAGACCTTGAGCAGTTCCAGCGTATTGCCCTCCGCATCCCGGATCATCTGCGCGCGCAGGCGGATGCCCGGCACCTCGTTAATAGTGTCGAGGAAATCCACCGCCTCATCAAACACGTAATTTTCAGCGGGCCGGAAACCGAGCGCCGCATAATAGGCCAGCGATGCATCGATATCGGGGACGCAGATCCCGCTGTGCGAGAACCGGCCCGCCACGCCGGGCTGATGCATCAGTTCGATACGGGTGCCATCGGGGTCGGTGCAATAGAGCAAGGTGACGCCCGTTTCCGCGTTGTGCGCGCGCGTTTCTTCCACCACATGTCCACCGGCATCGCGGATTTTTTGCGCGTGGGCATCGATGTCATCGACATAGAACGACAGATGCACCAGCCCGTATTGCAGGGTCGAACGCCGCTCGCGCGATCCACTGGCAGTCGGGTGGAGGAAATGCAGCAATTCCAGCCGGGGGCCGCTGGGATGCTGCAGCATCTTCGCGCGGAGCCGGACGCCGGGCAGTTCCATGGTCTTTTCCATGTCCGGGCCTTCGAGGATTCCGTAATCCTCGGCATCCTCGTATCCCAGAGCCTCCTTGTAAAAACGCTCGGCAATAGCAAAGTCGCTAACACAAACCCCGCGGTGGGACATTCGGATCACTGGATGGTTTCCTTCTCGTGGTCGTAGGAAACCGGTCTAGACCGATCCATGCCCACCACACAATGTGACGAACCGGCCATTTCGCACTGGTCCTGCCTTCATCCCGCCTGGCGCCAGGTGCCAGAGGAACAAAGGCAGGGACCAGGCCCCCATGTCTTTTACGACGTGGAAACGGCTGTTCTTTCGTCGCGCATCCGGGCGAGAGCGGAACGGTAGGCTGGCAAACCCATGACAATGATCGTGACAATCACCGGCAACAGGATCGCCCCCGCCAGCGCGATGGAATAACGGATCGCGTTTTCATCCCCGAAACCGAAATCGGTAATCGCCGCGATGAAGCTTGCCCCCACCCCCAGTCCCACCAGATTGACCATCAGCAGCGTCAGCGCCATCACCTGCCCACGCAGGCGGTTCGGCGTGACATCCTGAATGGCGGCGATCATCACCCCCTGCGCGCCCTGCCCGATCAGGGTGCCAATCCCCATGCACAGCAGCGCCAGCGTTGCCGTGGGCATTAATGGCCCGACAATCAGCGGCGCGGCTTTCAGCACGGTTGTGGCCAGCACAATGCGCATATTGGCATCCGCCTGCCCTTTGCGCATCAGCCGTCCCGACACCCAGCCGCCACCGATCGTGCCAATGGTGCCGCACACCAGCATGAGCAGCCCGTAATAGAGCCCCGCCTGTGCAATCGGCATGTGATAAGTGCGGACAAGGAACGTCGGGTACCACAGGGTCACGCCGATCGAGAGCATACCGATCAGTGAGATGGAACTGATCAGCACCCCGTAAACGCGCCAGTGTTCGCGCAGATAGGCGAGCGTTTGGGATATCGCCGGTATTTCCCCCTGATCGCTGGCGGCCAGTTCACGCCGTTCCGGTTCGCGAATGGTCATCAACAGAAGCGCAACGAAAACTCCCGGCAGGCCAACCACCACGAACACCATCTGCCAGGGCGATAAGGCGCCAAGCACGGGTAGCACCGCACCGCCCATCTCGGTAAAATGGGTCAGCAGTGCCCCACCGATCACCAGCGCCAGCCCGCCACCGATTGGGTACCCGATAGCATAGCAACTGATTGCCAGCGCCCGTCGCCGGGATTCAAAATAATCGGAAATCAGCGAATAGGCCGTCGGGCTCAGCGTGGCTTCGCCGATGCCCACGCCGATACGCGCGGCGAACAGTTGCCCGAAACTGCGCGCGGTGCCGCAGGCCACGGTCATCGCCGACCAGAACAACACCCCCAGCACGATGATGCCGCCCCGCCGACGCGTGGAATCGACCAGCCGTCCGATGGGGATCGCGGCAACGCTGTACAACATGGCAAAGGCGAACCCCTGCAACAGGCTGATTTCAAAATCGCTCAGTCCGAGATCCTGCTTGATCGGAATGACCAGCAAGGTCAGCACCCGCGCGTCGATCGCGCTGAAGCTGTAGGCGATGAACAACACCGCAACGACATACCAGCGATAGAGCGATCCCGGTTCGCTGCGTTCCGCTACCTGTTGATCGTCCATCGCCGTACTTGCCATATGCTATTCCGCTCCCTCTCGTTCTGTCCGCATCCTCGCCTGCGCGTGGCTACCAGGCCGATACCGGATTGCTCCGATCCAGAATGCTGGCCGTGCGTTCCCTGACTTTCTCGTCATTGTCCGCGCTTTCGGGCAGCAGCCAGAACTTGCCTGCGCGAATGCCGGCAAGGGCAAAGTCGGCCACTTCGTGCGGTTCGGTCAGTGCCATTTTGAGGCCTGTCGTGCGCACGAGATCTTCCATCGTTTCGTAAGCGGGTTTGTTGTCGTCCCCCGCCCCGTAATCGTCCGGCCGGTTGCGCTTGGACGCCAGGATCGAGGTGTTCACCACGTGCGGTCCCGGAAACAGCACCGCCGCGCGCAAACGATCGCCTTCCCGCAGGAACTGCTGGTGCAGGACTTCGCTGATGCTGGTGACTGCAGCTTTCGAAGCGGCGTAGATCGGGGTGTTCGGCAGCGAACGAAGCCCGCCGTTGCCTGACGAGGTGTTGATCACCACGCCCGGTTCCCCCGATTCCAGCATGCGCGGAACAAAGGCCTGAATGCCGTAGACAACGCCGAACACGTTGACATCGAAGCCCCAGTGCCAGTCATTCGCTGGCAACGACCAGATCGGCCGCTGCGCTTCGCCAAGGCCGACACCGGCATTGTTGAACAGCAGATGTGTGGCGCCGAACCGGTCCCACACGGCATCGGCCAGCGCGGTCACGGATTCTGCCTTGGTGACATCGACCCGGATGCCGACAACTTCGCCGCCTGTTTCCGCAACGATTTCCGCAGCGGTGCTGTCCAGTCGTGCCTGGTCGATATCGGCCAGCACGACCCGCGCACCGTCGGTTGCAAGCCGGACGCCCAGCGCCCGGCCCACACCACTTGCCCCGCCGGTAATGACGGCAACGCGATCCCTGAAATCCTGCATCAGGCCGCCTTCGCCCCGGCCAGAGCAACATCGATGCCCGGATTGGCCGGAACGTCGTTACGCTGGACCCAGAACGGTGCGATATAATCCGCCGGGACCGTACGCAGCAGTTGCCCGCTCGTATTGGTGGCGCCTTCGACATATTCCATGCTGACGATCCGGCGGATCGGCACATCGACAAGCGGATCGTACGCCGATTCATGGAAACGGATTTCACCGTCGAAGGCCTGCCGCAGATTGTAGTTCCGCTTCCAGTTGAGCCGGGTCAGATAGACATCGCCATCGAATTCACCCGGTGTGGTGATCGAAGGCAGGCCTTTGTAACAATAGAAATATTCTTCGAACGGGGCAGGCGCGCCCTGATCCGCGCCAAGCGTGCCCTCAACCTCGAAATAAGTGATCCCGTGGCGGGTGCAGGTCGCGCGAACCCGATCGCCCTTCTTCTCAAATGTCGTTTCCGCGATCTTCTTCGGTTCCCCGAAACGTTCGCGCCCGCTGGTGACCACGGTTTCCCCTTCCATCGCCATGTGGAACACATAACCACCCGGGGTCCCTTCATAGTCGCACATGACGCCCAGCGTCAGCGCGCCGATCTCAACCGTTGTTTCCGGCGTCACATGCATGGCGACATGGGCGAACTGCAGGAATATTTCCGGCCGGGCGGCCGCAACGAGGGGGCGCGGCAGCAGCGCCTTCGCGATTTCAGGATCGGTTTCATACACCGCCCGAACCGTGCGCACCGTGTTATTCAAACCGGATGTCTGCGGGGCCTGAACCGGTCCCTGAACATAGCGTAGCCTTGCCATAGCTTCTCCTCCTTCAGGCAAAATTCCCCCGCCGTGCGAAGCTGTCTCCGCACGCCCGACAAATCCGGGAAGGGGTATTCATGTCACACCACGGCCATTTGCCGCGGCGTGTCACCATCAACGTAAAACTGTTCGAAATAGCGGCGGAAGCGCAGGATCGGCCCATCCCCGTCGCAAAGCAGCGGCCGCGCACGATGTATCTTGTGCGCCCAGATCGGAATGTCGCCTTCGACGCCGCTTTGCCCGCAGGTATTGGCGATCGCGGCCAGCGCGGCCTTGTGTTCGGGCGAACCTTCCCCGGTATCGGGATAAGTGAAGCAAAACCGCAGCTCGACCTGATCCGCCTCTACCGGGGTGGCGAGAACCATCAGCGACAGGGTGACCACCCCGCGCAATTGCGTGAATTTCTGCCCGGCACCATTCTGGATTGTCTGGACACTGGACGGAATGACTTTCTCCACCCCGTCGGGCATGCGCACCGTGCGCTGCCCCTGCGCTTCGCTGCGGCGGACATGGCCATCGTAAACCGTGGTCCCTTCCGGCACGGCTTCCATCTTGTGAACATATTCGAAATGCGCGAGATCGACCCCGTTTTCCGCGATTTCCTGCGGGTTGCTGGCGAACGACCATTCACGGCGGATCGGCGCGGCCCAACCTGCTTCGGTGAACGGCGCATGTTCGATAACATCGAACATCGGCGCAATCCGATCTGGATGGTACCACGCCCAGACCACGCCATTCTTTTCCGTCACCGGATAGGCACGCACCACGGGTTCGCGTTTGGTGATCGGGGGAATAGCCTTGGCATAGGGAATATCGACGCAGAAGCCATCGGGCCGGAAGGCCCAGCTATGGAACGGGCAGCGCAGATTGCCGCCTTCCACCCGGCCCCCATGGCCCATATGCGCGCCAAGATGCGGACAATAGGCATCCAGCAGGCCCGCTTCGCCCTCTTCCGTGCGGAACAGCACCTGATCGCGGCCGAAATAATGCACCGGGCGCACATCGCCTGCGGCCAGTTCATCGCTATAGGCCACGAAATACCAGCCAAAGGGAATCCCCATCGGAAACCGCTGCAGCATTGCCATTCTCTCTCCACCGCGGGCCGGTCAGTCAGCCGGTCCCGTCATTCTCCGACGTACGGGCAGAATACCCGGTAACACCCGCTACGGAAGCGCGCGCGGGAAGACGGACCGTGCGCCCTCATGCACAATCGCGGTC
This genomic window from Caenibius tardaugens NBRC 16725 contains:
- a CDS encoding cytochrome P450, whose amino-acid sequence is MSAAFHFDPFAAEFFEDPFPAFQVMRRDHPVYRREIPNHRVWPHYWMLSRAADVDAALKDWRRFSSAQGTLIDTDITLIPPNMFNMDPPRHDELRTILARVLTPRRVADLEPEIARAARAILASHLPTGQLDATRDYAQLIPTLTMCSLLDLPVSDRELFLRWNLETMAGADFTSPEALRAYGEMDAYWKGIVAERRKHKGSDLISQILHHDRAGLELADEEIAGFCSLLHDASQNTTMNMIANAVIALGRNPDQRRKLTDDPTLWPAAIEELMRFVSPVQGLARATTCDVTLHGVTIPAGDQVLILYGSANHDETVFENPERLDFDRPRVKTHWGFGQGIHTCLGAAVARLEIRVALQVLLDAVPDYTVVESGIIRNQLVPTRGLAATPITFAPITFA
- a CDS encoding cytochrome P450, with protein sequence MRNPPIDQEFAFDPQDPSKSKDFALMDRIRATRPVCRPADHLVLTTRWQDTRDGFRDIVRFSSVGDMRAPGVTVPIEESFLGELDAPLHPRIRRVLMRAFTLKGGLAAEEWTRACVRRRLDAYAHNGGGDLMQALAIPLPGSVSAHVLGIPDALHDQVMAWCDALLHSTWPSHGKTERGEGIAGAFPELAATLDELIADRAANEAAAPDDRPDDLIATMVHTRDEEGWQIGAHHIRTLIVNILAGSLSASYMLGNIAYRFVRDTAFQQVLRDQPDLIPAAVEESLRYEAPVAFLFRTARDDGEIGGCPVHKGEHLMLGIAAANRDPAQYPDAGTFRLDRDNTDSHLSFGFGAHLCVGNHLTRMIGRVVLEEMIALFPQGSLSFAPGFAWQCVAHPLEYGPETLDLKVKTIR
- a CDS encoding SDR family NAD(P)-dependent oxidoreductase; translated protein: MVTASERHSVIVTGASGGVGRGIALACGEAGWTVWIAARRAAEGERVAQEVTALGGQGRFVACDVADDASVRDAIATVVAQEGRLDGAVHNATSDQSAAKHAPLAAYTMGEMRHQIAVSLRGSYLLARYAYPHLKHTGGALLLLTSEAGFEGKARLPVYAGVKAAQRGFARALAREWGPQGMRVNCIAPLATTPALVKAFAADETMKARVMGRNPQGRLGDPMEDIGRAARFLLSRDSAYVNGHTLMVDGGSCPVT
- a CDS encoding VOC family protein: MSHRGVCVSDFAIAERFYKEALGYEDAEDYGILEGPDMEKTMELPGVRLRAKMLQHPSGPRLELLHFLHPTASGSRERRSTLQYGLVHLSFYVDDIDAHAQKIRDAGGHVVEETRAHNAETGVTLLYCTDPDGTRIELMHQPGVAGRFSHSGICVPDIDASLAYYAALGFRPAENYVFDEAVDFLDTINEVPGIRLRAQMIRDAEGNTLELLKVFEPECFGTRERQPLNRIGLTHIAFWDDEIEATIPILSGLGGYFVEEAHVRMSYIELQHGADPDGVRIELMRPVND
- a CDS encoding MFS transporter, coding for MASTAMDDQQVAERSEPGSLYRWYVVAVLFIAYSFSAIDARVLTLLVIPIKQDLGLSDFEISLLQGFAFAMLYSVAAIPIGRLVDSTRRRGGIIVLGVLFWSAMTVACGTARSFGQLFAARIGVGIGEATLSPTAYSLISDYFESRRRALAISCYAIGYPIGGGLALVIGGALLTHFTEMGGAVLPVLGALSPWQMVFVVVGLPGVFVALLLMTIREPERRELAASDQGEIPAISQTLAYLREHWRVYGVLISSISLIGMLSIGVTLWYPTFLVRTYHMPIAQAGLYYGLLMLVCGTIGTIGGGWVSGRLMRKGQADANMRIVLATTVLKAAPLIVGPLMPTATLALLCMGIGTLIGQGAQGVMIAAIQDVTPNRLRGQVMALTLLMVNLVGLGVGASFIAAITDFGFGDENAIRYSIALAGAILLPVIVTIIVMGLPAYRSALARMRDERTAVSTS
- a CDS encoding SDR family NAD(P)-dependent oxidoreductase, with product MQDFRDRVAVITGGASGVGRALGVRLATDGARVVLADIDQARLDSTAAEIVAETGGEVVGIRVDVTKAESVTALADAVWDRFGATHLLFNNAGVGLGEAQRPIWSLPANDWHWGFDVNVFGVVYGIQAFVPRMLESGEPGVVINTSSGNGGLRSLPNTPIYAASKAAVTSISEVLHQQFLREGDRLRAAVLFPGPHVVNTSILASKRNRPDDYGAGDDNKPAYETMEDLVRTTGLKMALTEPHEVADFALAGIRAGKFWLLPESADNDEKVRERTASILDRSNPVSAW
- a CDS encoding acetoacetate decarboxylase family protein produces the protein MARLRYVQGPVQAPQTSGLNNTVRTVRAVYETDPEIAKALLPRPLVAAARPEIFLQFAHVAMHVTPETTVEIGALTLGVMCDYEGTPGGYVFHMAMEGETVVTSGRERFGEPKKIAETTFEKKGDRVRATCTRHGITYFEVEGTLGADQGAPAPFEEYFYCYKGLPSITTPGEFDGDVYLTRLNWKRNYNLRQAFDGEIRFHESAYDPLVDVPIRRIVSMEYVEGATNTSGQLLRTVPADYIAPFWVQRNDVPANPGIDVALAGAKAA
- a CDS encoding Rieske 2Fe-2S domain-containing protein, with translation MAMLQRFPMGIPFGWYFVAYSDELAAGDVRPVHYFGRDQVLFRTEEGEAGLLDAYCPHLGAHMGHGGRVEGGNLRCPFHSWAFRPDGFCVDIPYAKAIPPITKREPVVRAYPVTEKNGVVWAWYHPDRIAPMFDVIEHAPFTEAGWAAPIRREWSFASNPQEIAENGVDLAHFEYVHKMEAVPEGTTVYDGHVRRSEAQGQRTVRMPDGVEKVIPSSVQTIQNGAGQKFTQLRGVVTLSLMVLATPVEADQVELRFCFTYPDTGEGSPEHKAALAAIANTCGQSGVEGDIPIWAHKIHRARPLLCDGDGPILRFRRYFEQFYVDGDTPRQMAVV